A portion of the Deinococcus peraridilitoris DSM 19664 genome contains these proteins:
- a CDS encoding cysteine desulfurase family protein gives MTEAYLDHAATTPMTPAALAAYARAAELAGNAASVHRAGQRAREVLEEGRSLLAASIGARPLEVTLNAGGTEGDNHVVLGLSALRSSGHIITTQIEHSAVLAPARTLAARGFEVTFLAPDAQGRITGAQLRDALRPDTFLVSIHHVNNEIGVVQDVAALAKVAHEAGALFHTDAVQSLGVLPVDVQAWNVDFATFSAHKWGGPKGVGLLYVRRGLELPPLLLGGGQEQGLRAGTHNVAGVYAAGVAAQDAASAQPQTHAHLRRLRALLEAGLRSLPDVTLNHLAGGSPKIVSVTAHGADGEALLMNLDLEGVYASAGSACSAGTMQPSHVLTALGLEEAAARASVRFSLGRFTTELEVDHAVRGYARALQRSRPFA, from the coding sequence CGCCGCGACGACCCCCATGACCCCTGCCGCGCTGGCCGCATACGCGCGCGCAGCCGAACTGGCCGGCAACGCCGCGAGCGTGCACCGCGCCGGTCAGCGGGCCCGCGAGGTGCTGGAGGAGGGTCGCAGCCTGCTGGCCGCGTCGATTGGTGCGCGTCCGCTGGAAGTGACCTTAAACGCGGGTGGCACCGAGGGAGATAATCATGTGGTGCTCGGACTGAGTGCACTGCGGTCTTCGGGCCATATCATCACGACCCAGATCGAGCACAGTGCTGTGCTCGCGCCGGCCCGAACGCTCGCGGCCCGCGGTTTCGAGGTGACCTTTCTGGCGCCGGACGCGCAGGGACGAATCACCGGCGCGCAATTGCGCGACGCCCTTCGCCCCGACACCTTTCTGGTGAGCATTCACCACGTCAACAACGAAATCGGCGTGGTACAGGACGTGGCCGCCCTGGCGAAGGTCGCGCACGAGGCGGGCGCGCTCTTCCACACCGACGCGGTGCAGAGCCTGGGCGTGCTGCCCGTGGACGTGCAGGCCTGGAACGTCGATTTTGCGACGTTCAGCGCTCACAAGTGGGGTGGACCGAAAGGGGTGGGCCTGCTGTACGTACGCCGTGGCCTGGAGTTGCCCCCATTGCTGCTGGGCGGTGGCCAGGAACAGGGCTTGCGGGCCGGAACCCACAACGTCGCGGGCGTGTACGCCGCCGGGGTGGCGGCGCAGGACGCGGCGAGCGCACAGCCGCAGACACACGCGCACCTGCGCCGTCTGCGCGCCTTGCTGGAAGCCGGTCTGCGGTCCTTGCCGGACGTGACCCTCAACCACCTGGCAGGCGGCAGCCCCAAGATCGTCAGCGTCACGGCCCACGGCGCCGACGGAGAAGCGCTCCTGATGAACCTCGATCTGGAGGGCGTCTACGCCAGCGCGGGCAGCGCCTGCTCGGCTGGGACCATGCAGCCAAGCCACGTCCTGACGGCCCTGGGGCTGGAAGAGGCCGCCGCGCGGGCGTCGGTGCGCTTCAGTTTGGGCCGATTCACGACCGAGCTCGAGGTGGACCACGCGGTGCGGGGGTACGCGCGTGCCCTGCAGCGCAGCCGCCCGTTCGCCTGA
- a CDS encoding DUF4396 domain-containing protein, translating into MDMDMANMIPAWWTPAAWTYLIACLISAGVLAAGIYRRGLRQPLRMIELMWIVSALFLGPVALLMYARWGHPEGQAPGAIQHPRWVAVILTLLPGAAASTMAHLIGVPVVFSAGWTIAGQALWAVALFILVLATLLLFMYESATTSRHRAARPAALFFGALVTVLAFDVGMVGWMLYLHTNGLMRPITDVVFTAQMQIGMLLGMLTAWPIAARLTPRLPAGIGAEADHSPT; encoded by the coding sequence ATGGATATGGATATGGCCAATATGATCCCGGCCTGGTGGACGCCAGCAGCATGGACTTACCTGATTGCTTGCTTGATCTCGGCCGGCGTTCTCGCAGCTGGCATTTATCGACGCGGGCTTCGCCAGCCACTGCGCATGATCGAATTGATGTGGATTGTCAGTGCACTCTTCTTAGGCCCGGTGGCCCTGCTGATGTATGCCCGCTGGGGCCACCCAGAGGGTCAGGCTCCTGGCGCTATTCAACATCCCCGGTGGGTTGCCGTCATCCTTACCCTTCTCCCTGGGGCCGCCGCCTCCACGATGGCTCACCTGATCGGCGTGCCCGTGGTGTTCAGTGCCGGCTGGACCATCGCCGGTCAGGCACTCTGGGCTGTAGCGCTGTTTATCCTGGTCCTGGCCACCCTGCTGCTGTTCATGTATGAATCTGCGACTACGTCCAGACATCGTGCGGCGCGACCCGCCGCACTGTTCTTTGGCGCCTTGGTCACGGTGTTGGCTTTTGATGTCGGCATGGTCGGCTGGATGCTCTACCTGCACACCAACGGTCTCATGCGGCCGATCACCGACGTCGTATTCACCGCTCAGATGCAAATAGGCATGCTGCTCGGCATGCTGACCGCCTGGCCCATCGCTGCCAGGCTCACCCCGAGGCTTCCTGCGGGGATCGGCGCCGAGGCTGACCACTCCCCAACCTGA
- a CDS encoding MerR family DNA-binding transcriptional regulator: MTTKTIRHCHALGLVPEPPRAENGYRLYEPGTLMQFRYTQPPNPPASTASGSG, from the coding sequence GTGACGACCAAGACGATTCGTCACTGCCACGCCCTGGGCCTGGTGCCCGAACCTCCCAGGGCAGAAAACGGGTACCGCCTGTACGAGCCCGGCACGCTGATGCAGTTCCGGTACACTCAGCCCCCAAATCCACCTGCTTCGACCGCTTCTGGCAGTGGGTGA
- a CDS encoding manganese catalase family protein has protein sequence MFYHDKQLQYTVRVDTPSPLFAKMLQQAIGGVEGEIRVMMQYLFQAWGSRGPTKYRDLLMETGTEEIGHIEMLATAVAMNLEGSPASVQEEAAKANPMIAAVLGGMNPRHFLSTGMAATPEDANGTPFDASHVYASGNIMADMYANVTAEATGRVLATRLYEMTDDPGMKDMLRFLIARDTMHQQQWLAVIEELGGTQGLPIPNSFPQNQELQEVSYTFFSTSVEGVEPPTGRWSSGPSLDGKGVFTTRALKPMGQEPKLAPPIPQGHAQTEQMTGGLSGALKNVTNRVEDAVGNSRRPDHGQS, from the coding sequence GTGTTCTACCATGACAAGCAGCTGCAGTACACCGTCCGCGTCGATACCCCCAGCCCACTTTTTGCCAAAATGCTGCAGCAGGCCATCGGCGGTGTCGAGGGCGAGATTCGTGTGATGATGCAGTACCTGTTTCAGGCCTGGGGCAGCCGTGGACCCACCAAGTACCGCGACCTGCTGATGGAAACCGGCACCGAGGAAATCGGGCACATCGAGATGCTCGCCACTGCCGTCGCCATGAACCTGGAAGGCTCTCCGGCGAGCGTGCAGGAAGAAGCGGCCAAAGCCAACCCGATGATCGCCGCAGTGCTGGGGGGCATGAATCCCCGGCATTTCCTTTCAACGGGTATGGCCGCCACCCCCGAAGACGCCAACGGCACGCCCTTTGACGCTTCACACGTGTACGCCAGCGGCAACATCATGGCCGATATGTACGCCAACGTCACGGCCGAGGCGACCGGACGCGTGCTCGCCACCCGGCTTTACGAAATGACCGACGATCCCGGCATGAAGGACATGCTGCGCTTCCTGATCGCCCGCGACACCATGCACCAGCAGCAGTGGCTGGCGGTGATCGAGGAACTCGGGGGCACCCAGGGTCTGCCGATTCCCAACAGCTTTCCGCAGAACCAGGAACTCCAGGAGGTCAGCTACACCTTCTTCTCGACCAGTGTCGAGGGCGTCGAGCCTCCGACCGGGCGCTGGTCGAGCGGCCCGAGCCTGGACGGCAAGGGCGTGTTCACCACCCGCGCGCTCAAACCGATGGGCCAGGAGCCCAAGCTCGCCCCGCCCATTCCGCAGGGACACGCGCAGACCGAGCAGATGACGGGCGGCCTCTCGGGTGCCCTCAAGAACGTCACCAATCGCGTCGAGGATGCGGTGGGCAACTCGCGCCGTCCTGACCACGGCCAATCCTGA
- a CDS encoding glycoside hydrolase family 16 protein, whose product MLKLKFRRPLGRSLLLSLLAGNVFAQTALPDLGPVPPGAARPGWELTWHDEFSAPYGSPVDTSKWNFETGGWGWGNGERQYYTDTKRNAIMDGSGRLVITARAENENTPLICGAGLRCQYSSARLNTKGKFEQQYGRIEARIKVAAGQGLWSAFWMLGARFPEVRWPNSGEIDIVEQIGREPNKVHGTIHGPFHSAAEGITGSTTLPRPLAEDFHVYAVEWSENEIRWFVDDVLFQTLTPANLPEGAQWVYNQPFFVILNLAVGGGFSGYPNASTKFPQQMLVDYVRAYRRSAP is encoded by the coding sequence ATGCTGAAGCTCAAATTCAGGCGCCCGCTGGGCCGCTCCCTTCTGCTCTCGCTTTTGGCCGGCAACGTTTTCGCGCAGACTGCTCTTCCTGACCTCGGCCCTGTTCCCCCTGGCGCGGCCCGCCCTGGCTGGGAACTCACATGGCACGACGAGTTCAGTGCGCCCTACGGTTCGCCAGTGGACACCAGCAAATGGAATTTTGAGACGGGCGGCTGGGGCTGGGGCAACGGCGAGCGGCAGTACTACACCGACACCAAGCGCAACGCCATCATGGATGGCTCCGGGCGGCTGGTGATCACCGCCCGCGCGGAAAATGAAAACACCCCACTGATCTGCGGAGCCGGACTGCGATGCCAGTACTCCTCTGCCCGCCTCAACACCAAAGGCAAATTCGAGCAGCAGTACGGTCGCATCGAAGCGCGCATCAAGGTTGCGGCCGGGCAGGGCCTTTGGTCGGCGTTCTGGATGCTGGGCGCGCGCTTCCCGGAAGTCCGCTGGCCGAACTCCGGCGAGATTGACATCGTGGAGCAGATCGGGCGCGAGCCGAACAAAGTGCACGGCACCATACACGGTCCCTTCCACAGCGCGGCCGAAGGCATCACGGGCAGTACCACCCTGCCACGCCCGCTGGCCGAGGACTTCCACGTGTACGCGGTGGAATGGTCCGAAAACGAAATCCGCTGGTTCGTGGATGACGTGCTGTTCCAGACCCTCACCCCTGCCAACCTGCCCGAGGGCGCGCAGTGGGTCTATAACCAGCCGTTCTTCGTGATCCTGAACCTGGCAGTGGGCGGAGGCTTCTCGGGCTACCCGAATGCCAGCACGAAGTTCCCACAGCAGATGCTGGTGGATTACGTACGGGCATACCGCAGAAGCGCACCATAA
- a CDS encoding GGDEF domain-containing protein: MTITSPDVSTNRAALPDPWVSSRRSLLLGQFSVGVIACLLALAVQWPNPDALDGIALPVLALVLASLFTGLWTRRLSDQAAGRLAFISLAVYFLLSLNYQLLAYVPERLHLSESTYWFTVVYCTAFIVWRRRAAMAWATVTFALAGFSTVTHLPDILRTSGFDPDLLGFVAQFFAAGLAAILLLYHITLLQERYSEARMLAYADFLTGLPNRRCGEILLENELRNSGPLTVVLFDLDHFKSVNDTYGHDIGDLVLREAARLTALRVRGEHLVVRWGGEEFLLIMPRTDARVAEHLAERIRADIAHHRFEGAGPLTASFGMAVQRAGDTSERLVKRADAALYRAKQLGRNRVKLPTMF; the protein is encoded by the coding sequence ATGACGATCACGTCCCCCGACGTTTCCACCAACCGAGCCGCACTGCCCGATCCGTGGGTCTCCTCACGGCGCTCGCTGCTGCTCGGCCAGTTCTCGGTGGGTGTGATCGCTTGCCTGCTCGCGTTGGCCGTGCAATGGCCCAACCCCGACGCACTCGATGGAATCGCACTTCCAGTGCTGGCGCTGGTTCTCGCCAGCCTGTTCACCGGCCTGTGGACCCGCCGCCTCAGTGACCAGGCGGCGGGCCGGCTGGCGTTCATCAGCCTCGCGGTGTACTTTCTGTTGTCGCTCAATTACCAGCTGCTGGCCTACGTCCCAGAGCGTCTGCACCTGAGCGAATCGACATACTGGTTCACGGTGGTGTACTGCACAGCTTTCATCGTCTGGCGGAGGCGCGCGGCGATGGCCTGGGCGACCGTCACCTTCGCGCTCGCCGGGTTCTCCACCGTGACACACCTGCCGGACATCCTGCGCACCAGCGGTTTCGATCCGGACCTGCTCGGCTTCGTCGCGCAGTTTTTCGCGGCCGGTCTGGCCGCCATTTTGCTGCTCTATCACATCACGCTGCTTCAGGAGCGCTACAGCGAAGCGCGCATGCTCGCCTACGCTGACTTTCTGACCGGGCTGCCCAACCGGCGCTGCGGTGAAATTCTGCTTGAGAACGAGCTGCGAAATTCAGGGCCGCTCACGGTGGTGCTGTTCGACCTCGACCACTTCAAGAGCGTGAATGACACCTACGGGCACGACATCGGCGATCTGGTGCTGCGTGAAGCGGCCCGGCTCACGGCCCTGCGGGTGCGCGGTGAGCATCTGGTGGTCCGCTGGGGCGGCGAGGAGTTTCTGCTGATCATGCCCCGCACCGACGCCCGCGTCGCCGAGCACCTCGCAGAGCGCATTCGCGCCGACATCGCTCACCACCGCTTCGAGGGTGCCGGTCCGCTCACCGCCAGCTTCGGCATGGCAGTGCAGCGCGCCGGCGACACTTCTGAGCGCCTGGTCAAACGCGCTGACGCGGCGCTCTACCGGGCCAAACAGCTCGGACGCAACCGCGTCAAGCTGCCGACGATGTTCTGA